The DNA window CTTACAAATTTTGAGAATATCATCTTTCCCTACCCTTCGTGGATGCGCTTCTATGTCCCAGAAGTAGGCCTTCAAGGCAGCATTAGCCACCCCCTCGATATCACTTTCCTTTAATCCTAGGTCTCTGAATCGGAGTTCCAAACCTATGCATCTCAGCAAATTTCTTACAAGCTCTAAGGCCCTCTCGGCTCTTGTCCACAGTGGTAGGGATCTAAAAGAGGGTTCTATAGTTTCCGCCACTCTCCCCAGTTTTTCGATAATTGCGATGAATGTAAAAGCCAGAACTTCCGGGAGACACGCCGCTACTGTCTCACCATGAGCCGCTCCAGTAAGCCCTCCTACCGCTTGTCCTAGAGCGTGAGGTAGACAGGGACCTACATTTGCGATTGCTATTCCAGCTAGTGTGCTCGCCCATAGCATCTTGGACCTTGCGCTCTCGTCTATTCCGTTTGAGAAAGCCACAGGTAAAGCCCAAAAGATTAGCTTCATAGCCTCTAGAGCTATTAACTCGGAATAGTAATTGGATTTTACGTTTATATAGGATTCTATAGCGTGTGCAAAGGCATCTACTCCGGTCGAAGCAGTAAGTCTTGGGGGCATGGAGACAGTAAGAGTTGGGTCCACCAAAGCCACCTTGGGGAAAATCTTATCACTGACGATTGTCCCTTTTTCCCGGACTAGTGGATTAGTGAATACAGCGTAAGGAGTGACCTCTGAACCAGTTCCAGCTGTTGAGGGAACAGCTATGATTGGCAAAGTGTCTACTATTGTCCTCTGACCCGTCTCCCTCCTTTTAACATAGTCCCAACACTCTCCCGCATTCTTAGCAACAACAGCAACTCCCTTGGCAACGTCAATTGTACTGCCTCCACCCACTCCTACGACTACATTGCACCCCTCTTGCCTCGCTATCTCTGATGCCCTATCCACGCAGGAACAAGGAGGATTAGGAGGAATGTCGCTGTACTTTACCACTCCTATACCCTTTTCCTTCAGGAGGGAAGCTATTTCTTCCCCCAAGCCTTTGTTGTCCAAGGCAGGATCAATAACCAAAAAGCATGTGTTCCCGAATTCCCTAACATATTCACCAATCTGTGCTGCTACACCTTTTCCGAACACGATTCTTGTGGGAATGTACCAAACCATGTAACTAAGTTCCACGGGTACCCTCCCTCCCATTGCGGGGTAGCTCAGTGAGGTCGCATGCCACCACAAACCGATATAGACTGTGCCGTAACGTAACTAGCGTCGTCACTACAGAGGAAGGCCACCACCCTAGCAATATCATCAACGTTACCAACCCTCCCCAAGGGGGCGGAAGAAGCCGTTTCCTGAAACTGCTCCTCAGGGGACTTCCCCGTGTATCTCGCAAATCCTTCC is part of the Candidatus Caldatribacterium sp. genome and encodes:
- a CDS encoding iron-containing alcohol dehydrogenase, with translation MELSYMVWYIPTRIVFGKGVAAQIGEYVREFGNTCFLVIDPALDNKGLGEEIASLLKEKGIGVVKYSDIPPNPPCSCVDRASEIARQEGCNVVVGVGGGSTIDVAKGVAVVAKNAGECWDYVKRRETGQRTIVDTLPIIAVPSTAGTGSEVTPYAVFTNPLVREKGTIVSDKIFPKVALVDPTLTVSMPPRLTASTGVDAFAHAIESYINVKSNYYSELIALEAMKLIFWALPVAFSNGIDESARSKMLWASTLAGIAIANVGPCLPHALGQAVGGLTGAAHGETVAACLPEVLAFTFIAIIEKLGRVAETIEPSFRSLPLWTRAERALELVRNLLRCIGLELRFRDLGLKESDIEGVANAALKAYFWDIEAHPRRVGKDDILKICKDCY